A single window of Pyrus communis chromosome 10, drPyrComm1.1, whole genome shotgun sequence DNA harbors:
- the LOC137746873 gene encoding protein RGF1 INDUCIBLE TRANSCRIPTION FACTOR 1-like, with amino-acid sequence MAEHLLQEGALVSLELELFSQGDEQHLFIGFLKNGRHGNRAHGIQKPAWLDALYTEKFFAGCSFHETAKKNEKNVCCLDCCISICPHCLPSHRFHRLLQIRRYVYHDVVRLEDLQKLIDCSNVQAYTINSAKVVFIQKRPQNRQFKGSGNYCTSCDRSLQEPYIHCSLGCKVDYLLKFKKDLSPYLKTCNSLQLSPDFLVPLSDMGDEEMTSDQTNPNSTIVDLDDPMSSSSSESWGSDETMSMSMHMAYMHHEVVRKKRSGLNYASICGRSAHKVSHEDMATNMISRRKRIPHRSPLC; translated from the exons ATGGCGGAGCACCTCCTTCAAGAAGGTGCCTTGGTTAGTTTAGAATTAGAGCTCTTCAGCCAAGGAGATGAGCAGCATTTGTTTATAGGGTTTTTAAAGAATGGGAGACACGGAAACCGCGCCCAC GGAATTCAGAAGCCTGCATGGTTGGATGCCCTTTACACCGAGAAGTTCTTCGCCGGCTGTTCATTCCACGAAACTGCGAAAAAGAACGAAAAAAACGTCTGCTGCTTGGATTGTTGCATCAGTATATGCCCCCATTGTCTTCCCTCCCATCGATTCCACAGGCTCCTTCAAATTCGCCGTTACGTTTACCATGACGTTGTCCGATTGGAAGATCTTCAGAAACTCATCGACTGCTCCAACGTTCAG GCATATACCATCAATAGTGCCAAAGTAGTGTTCATCCAGAAAAGACCTCAAAATCGGCAATTTAAGGGTTCCGGAAACTACTGCACATCGTGTGATAGAAGTCTTCAAGAGCCATATATCCATTGCTCTCTCGGTTGCAAG GTGGATTACTTGCTTAAATTCAAGAAAGACCTCTCTCCTTACTTGAAAACATGCAACTCCCTTCAACTGAGTCCTGACTTCTTAGTTCCACTTTCCGACATGGGAGACGAGGAGATGACCAGCGATCAGACCAACCCTAATTCCACAATTGTGGACCTCGATGACCCGATGAGCTCATCATCATCAGAGTCGTGGGGGTCTGATGAGACCATGAGCATGAGCATGCACATGGCATACATGCATCATGAGGTCGTCAGAAAGAAGAGAAGCGGGCTTAATTATGCGTCAATATGTGGAAGGTCAGCTCATAAAGTTTCCCACGAGGACATGGCCACAAACATGATCAGTAGAAGAAAACGCATTCCTCATAGATCTCCGTTGTGTTAG